The genomic window CGCAAGCGGATAACATCTGCCACCAGTAAATTAGGTACTTCCGGAGCGATTAAGTAAGCTAATTCAATGTTTTTTTCTGCGGCTTTAAAAGCTAATAAATCGAGGGATTCTTCGACAAAATCTCGGAGATTGAAGGAGTATTGCTCTAACTCTAATTTTCCAGATTCAATTTTTGACAAATCCAGAATATCGTTAATCAGCATTAATAAAGTATCGCTACTACTTTGAATTGTATTTACAAAGTCTTGCTGTTGCGGAGTCAATTGCATAGTCAACAAAATATCTGTTAAGCCGACAATGGCATTCATAGGAGTACGAATTTCGTGACTCATATTTGCAAGAAACTGGCTTTTAAGGCGCGTGGCACTTTCCGCCGCCACTTTAGCTTTTTCTAAGGCTTTGGTACTGGCAATTAGCGCCAGTTGTCCAAAGTATTGTTCGCTAATATCATCAAATAGCCATAGTCTACCTGGAACATCGCCCGTGCGAGTGGAGGTACTAGAAACACTCAAAACTTTGGGCTTTTCACCGCCAATAATCCAATTCCAGTTACGGATTTCGCTTTGAGGTTGGCTAAAAAACTGTTGTGCCTGGGCAGCAATTTCGGTTTGGTTTTCCGCACTTTTGCGTAAAGCAGCCATTGCTTGAGCAAGGATTGGTGGTTCTACATAGCCAGGATTTAATTGCAATTGCTGCGCCGCCGCTTGATTAATCCACCCCTGTTCGCCGCTTTCATCGACAAATACAACGCCCTGATGAATTGTCTCTAGCATTGCCTCATAACGCGCCTGTAGCTTGTCAAGGCTAGTAGTTAAATCGTTAAATTTTAAAAGGGTGCGTAGATGCCCAAGTATTGAGTCAATAAATCGTTTTAAATAGGCGGAAATCTGCGTAGGTTGATGCCAAATTAATAAAATTGCTCCTTTCCTGCCATCGACGGATACTAGGGGCAATACAGCCACAGATTTAGCCCCTTGAGCGATTAATACACGAGCAGCGTTAGGGGTTGAGGAGTAATTATGGTAATACAAGCATTGGTTAATATTTACAGCCTCTGCATACAAAGCGGGATTTGTCAAAGAATTGGGTAAGGCATTCTGGGGAAATTGGGCGATCGCCACGGCGGTAAGATCGTCAATTTGGCGTAAAGCGATCGCTGCATCGGCTTGGGCAAAGTTAAGCAATAATTTGATTGCTTTAGTAATTAATGTAATCGGCGTAGGATCGCCATCGCTTAAGCTTGAAAGCACCGATTGAGAAGCCAATCGCCACTCAATGCGCCGTAAAAACTGGGCTAAAAAAACACTACTCAAAGAAGTCACACCTAATTCAATTAGATGTAATAATCCGCTACCGAGACTAGCCGCCAGGATGAGGAATATTAACCCCACAGATAAAGCAGACAAGGGCAACATTGAGCAAAAGAGCAAAAATACCAATCCGAAAATTTGGCTAGTTGTCCAGTTATCTAATAGTGCCAAAATCGCCAACAGCAACACTAATCCTAGTAATGCTGGGGTAAAGGTTGGTAACAAGTTCGGATGATGGCGCAATTGCCACCGTTGGATATTTATTCGCCAAGCCATGATGCGATCGCTTTTGTAACGACTTCCGGCGCACTGAGATGAGGTAAATGTCCCTCCGCAGCAATGGGGATAAATTTATTATGCTTAATTTTATCTGCCATATATTGCCCCACTTCTTCGGGTACGGCAGGATCGTGACTGGGTTGTAAAATTAGTGTGGGGACTTGCAAGCGCGGCAAATCTTGGCGATGATCGGATTCAAAAATTACTCGTGCTACAGCTTGGGCGATATCTGGGCGAATCTCGGTTAAAGTTCTGGCAAATTCTTGAGCCAATTCTGGGCGATCGCTATTACCCATAACTAAGGGTGCAAAACCACTAGCCCAACTATAGTAATTAGAAGACATCGCCGCGTACAAGCTATCTAAATCGGTGCGTCCAAATCCGCCGACATATTCGCGATCGTTGAGATAACGGGGAGAAGCGCTCAGAAAAATTAGCTTACTAAAGCGATTACTTTCAACCAAAGCCGCCAACAAACCAATCATGCACCCCACCGAATGACCGATCAAAGTAGACTTAGTTAGCTTCAACTCGGCGCACAAATCTAACAAATCTTCCGCATAACTATAAAGGCTGCTGTAACGATGGGGACTATAAGCATTAAAATCTGATTTTCCCGCGCCCACATGGTCAAATAATACAATCCGGTACTTGGGCGCAAAGGCGGCTACTTGATGTCGCCAAGCTGTTTGATCGGAGCCGAAACCGTGGGAAAAAATTAATGTTTGTTCGCCTTTGCCCAAAACTTTGACATTATTGCGCTCAAAAATGCTAGTTGCCATAAATTACAGTTTCGACCTTTTATTCTCAAAAAAAGCGGTAGAGCATTAAATACTCTACCGCTTTTATAGTTATGCCTCGGTTAGCTTGTAACTAAACTTACGCACCCTTAGTTAAATCAACACCTTGGGGTAATAACTCGCGGGTTGTCGGCTCGGAAACTACTTTAACTATTCCCGTTTCATCGACATCAACCAACGCCGTATCGCCATCGCGGACGCGACCCGATAAAATTTCCTCAGCTAGGCTGTCTTCCAGCAAGCGCATAATGGCGCGGCGCAATGGTCTTGCTCCGTAGCTGGGGTTGTATCCTTCTTCTACCAAGCGATCTTTGAAGCGTTCGGTAACGTCTAAGGTAATACCCTTTTCCATTAGACGATTGAATACTTCCTTGAGCAGGATATCGGCAATTTCCTTCACTTCGTCTCTAGTCAACTGACGGAAGACAATAATCTCGTCTAGTCGGTTTAAGAACTCTGGACGGAAGTATTGCTTAAGTTCTTCATTAACTAGCGACTTAATCCGGTTGTATTGGGATTCTGCCACGTCTTGAGCCAATTCAAAACCTAAACCCGCCGCACCTTTTTCAATCACCTTAGAACCGATGTTAGAAGTCAAAATCAGCAAGGTATTTTTGAAGTCTACCGTGCGACCTTTAGCATCCGTTAACCGCCCATCTTCCAATATCTGCAAGAGCATATTGAATACATCGGGGTGGGCTTTTTCAATTTCATCAAACAGCACCACCGTGTAAGGACGACGACGTACAGCTTCTGTTAGCTGACCGCCTTCGTTGTAACCTACGTACCCTGGAGGCGAACCAATTAGCTTGGATACGGTGTGACGCTCCATATATTCCGACATATCGAGCCGGATCATCGCGTCTTCCGAACCGAAGAAATAAGCCGCTAAAGACTTAGTTAACTCGGTTTTTCCTACTCCAGTAGGGCCAGAGAAGACAAAACTTGCGATCGGTCGGTTGGGATTTTTTAAGCCCACACGAGCGCGGCGAATAGCCTTAGAAACCGCTCTAACTGCTTCTTCTTGCCCGATTAAACGCTGGTGCAGGGTGTCTTCCATGTGCATCAGCTTCTCGGATTCCGATTCGGTCAGCTTGCTAACGGGTACACCTGTCCAAGAAGCAACGATATGGGCAATATCTTCTTCGGTAACGACGGGGGCATCTTCTCCATCTGGGCGGGTGGTATTAGCTTTATTTTGCGATAGGGCGCGGATTTCGCCTTTGATTTCCATTTCACGATCGCGCAATTCTCCAGCTTTACCAAAATCTTGTCCCCGGACTGCGTCGTCTTTTTCTTTTAAGACTTTACGCAATTCTTTGTCTAAATCTTTGGCGGCGGGTGGAAGTGCTGAATTAATTAACCGCACTCTAGAGCCTGCTTCGTCCATCAAATCGATAGCTTTGTCGGGTAAAAAGCGATCGCTTATGTAACGGTCAGATAGTTTAGCGGCGGCAAACAAAGCTTCATCAGAGATTTTTAGTTTGTGGTGTTGCTCGTAGCGTTCCCGTAAACCAAACAATATCTCAATAGTTTCATCTACCGAGGGTTCGCCCACCATTACAGGTTGAAAGCGGCGTTCTAAAGCAGCATCGCGTTCAATGTGCTTGCGGTATTCGTCTAAAGTTGTTGCACCAATACACTGCAATTCTCCTCTTGCCAAGGCTGGTTTGAGGATATTTGCCGCGTCAATAGCGCCTTCGGCTGCGCCCGCACCGATGAGAGTATGCACCTCGTCAATCACCAAAATCACGTTCCCCGCCGAACGAATTTCGTCCATGATTTTTTTCAGGCGTTCTTCAAATTCACCGCGATATTTAGTCCCAGCTACCAATAATCCAATATCGAGGGTAACTACGCGCTTATCTTCGAGGATATCTGGTATATCTTTATTAGCAATTCGTGAAGCTAACCCTTCAGCGATCGCAGTTTTACCAACGCCGGGTTCGCCAATCAATACGGGGTTGTTTTTTGTCCGCCGACCCAATATTTGAATTACGCGCTCAATTTCTTTGGCACGACCAACTACCGGATCTAGCTTGCCATCGGCTGCCATTTGCGTCAAGTTTGAGCCAAATTCATCCAATGTGGGTGTTTTGGTTCGTCCTGACGGCGACCCGGCATTAACTTCGGCGGTTTCTCCTAGCATCCGAATTACTTGGGTGCGAACTTTTGATAAGTCTACGCCTAAGTTTTCTAATACTCTAGCCGCTACGCCTTCTCCTTCGCGGATTAAGCCTAGTAGTAAGTGTTCTGTGCCAATATAGTTATGTCCTAATTGTCGTGCTTCTTCTAGAGATAGTTCTAGAACTCGCTTCGCGCGTGGCGTAAATGGAATTTCCACTGCGACAAAGCCCGAACCACGACCGATAATTTTTTCTACTTCAATCCGAGCATCTTTGAGATTGACACCCATTGACCTCAAGACTTTTGCTGCTACGCCCGTTCCTTCGCCGATCAGACCCAGGAGGATCTGTTCTGTTCCTACGAAGTTGTGACCCAGGCGGCGGGCTTCTTCCTGGGCCAGCATGATCACCTTAATGGCTTTTTCTGTGAAGCGTTCAAACATAGCGTTTTTGGTTCCCCTGAGTCGTGCCAGTACGCTGATTTTAGCATAGGCTACATTTCTGGCTGTCTTATGATGATAGCTACAAGCAGTACGGTTTTCCCCACTCTAAGGAAACAATTTTTATTTTTTTGTAAAAGTATGCTGTTCTAAATACTTGGTGTAAGTATAAATTCTTATACCTAAATTAGGTCAACGGGCGATCGCACTTTAGGGAAAAAAATCAATAATATTTTCCTAAAAATAAGCGATCGCCCAAGCCATACTAAAGACATCTAAGGGTTTTTAGATTGGGTTGCTATGAGTGTCACTACCTACAAATGGACAATTGAACGCTACCATCAGGCGATTTCTGCGGAGCTTTTTGACAGCGAATCCGTCGAGCTATTGCGTGGAGATATTATAGTTATGCCCCCAGAGGGAGAAACCCATGCCTACTACAACAGCGAAGTCGGAGAGATGTCACATTAAATACTGAATTAACTACACCTTATTGTGCTAGCAGATCGGGGACTATTTGTGTAAATGTAACCTGGAACAGCGCAAGGATTTATGGTGCAGACCCTGCCGAAGAAAAAATTATAGATGTAGAGTTTCAATCAATCCGCAAGGCAGTAATGGAGAAGTTTAAACCCGTTGCCGATCGCACTTAACTAATATTAAAAAGTTTTGTACCTAGGCTAACGGCTTGAATTACAAAAAAACTTTTTGATTAAAAAAATCGGCGGGTAAATAGTTACTCGCCGATTCTTAATTAAGCTAAAATTGCCCTTTTACAATTTAGTGCCGCACTCAGGACAAAAATTATTACTCAAATTTTTAGCGCCGCAACTACAGTAAACTGGCTCTACTTGTTCGGACTTGACAATCTCCGGTAAACCAATCATTTGTGAATTGCTCTTACCAGGCGCAACCATTGGGTAGCAGTTTTCATCTCTAGTAACGTGAGCGTCTATCAACACTGGGCCATTGTGCGCTAACATTTGGGCGATCGCCTCTGGCAATTCTTCCCGGCTGCTAATTGTTATTCCCTTAATCCCGTAAGCCTGAGCCAACATTTCAAAGTTGGGCATTGCTGGCTCCATATTGGACGATGAATAACGCTCCCCATAAAATGCCTGCTGCCATTGGCGTACCATTCCTTGCCAACCATTGTTTATAATTACTATCTTGACATTTATGCCGTAATGTGCAAGTGTACCTAATTCTTGTAAATTCATTTGAAAACTAGCATCGCCACTAATACAAATGACTTCTTCGGTAGGCAATGCTACTTTTGCGCCCATTGCCGCCGGCAAACCGTAACCCATAGTCCCCAAGCCAGCGCTAGAAATCCAGCGCCGGGGTCCATTTTTTAAAAACTGTGCTGACCACATTTGATGTTGTCCCACATCCGTTGTGTAGTAAGCATCTGGTGCTTGAGTCGCTAGTTCAAAAATTACTTCTTGAGGCGACATACTATCGGCATGATGAGGCACAACTAAAGGGTAGTCTCGTCGCCAAGTATTAATGCGGTGTAACCATTCTTGAGTTTGATTTGGGGTACAAACGCGATCGCCTTTAGTTTGACATAAAGCCAATAAATCGATTAGTACCTGCTTGACATCTCCCACAATTGGCACTTCAGGGACGCGGTTTTTGCCAACTTCCGCCGGATCGATATCGATGTGAATAACTTGAGCGCGAGAGGCAAATTCGTCTAGTTTCCCCGTAACGCGATCGTCAAACCTTGCCCCTATACAAATTAATAAATCGCACTCACTAACGGAAAAATTAGCGTAAGCCGTGCCGTGCATTCCCAGCATTCCCAAAGCCAAAGGATGATTTTCATCAAAAGCACCCTTACCCATTAGTGTTGTTGTGACGGGGATATTAAATAACTCGGCAATTTGCTTAATCTCATGATGAGCGCCCGCAGCAATTGCCCCCCCGCCTACATACAGTAATGGGCGACGCGAATTCTGCATTAATTCCCAAGCCGCATTGATTTGACGGGGATTACCTTTGACTGTGGGACGATACCCCGGCAACTTAACCGTACCTGGTTCTACAGGCACATACTCAAATTCCTCTAAACCAACATCTTTGGGGACATCGATTAAAACCGGCCCCGGTCTGCCGCTACTAGCAATATAAAATGCTTCAGCCACAATCCGCGCCATATCTTTGACATCGCGCACTACATAGGAATGCTTGACAATCGGCAGCGTAATTCCGTAAATATCGGTTTCTTGAAAAGCATCTGTGCCGATCGCCGCGCGACTTACTTGTCCGGTCACAATTACCATCGGGATCGAGTCCATTTGCGCAGTAGCAATGCCTGTAACTAGGTTTGTTGCTCCAGGGCCGGAAGTTGCAAAACACACGCCTACTTTTCCCGTCGCACGAGCATAACCATCCGCCGCATGAGCCGCCCCTTGTTCGTGTCTAACTAAAATGTGCTGAATACCGCCGAGGGCTTCAGCTTTATAAAGCT from Synechocystis sp. PCC 7509 includes these protein-coding regions:
- the ilvB gene encoding biosynthetic-type acetolactate synthase large subunit, which produces MAPIVVARRVTGGFALIDSLKRHGVEHIFGYPGGAILPLYDELYKAEALGGIQHILVRHEQGAAHAADGYARATGKVGVCFATSGPGATNLVTGIATAQMDSIPMVIVTGQVSRAAIGTDAFQETDIYGITLPIVKHSYVVRDVKDMARIVAEAFYIASSGRPGPVLIDVPKDVGLEEFEYVPVEPGTVKLPGYRPTVKGNPRQINAAWELMQNSRRPLLYVGGGAIAAGAHHEIKQIAELFNIPVTTTLMGKGAFDENHPLALGMLGMHGTAYANFSVSECDLLICIGARFDDRVTGKLDEFASRAQVIHIDIDPAEVGKNRVPEVPIVGDVKQVLIDLLALCQTKGDRVCTPNQTQEWLHRINTWRRDYPLVVPHHADSMSPQEVIFELATQAPDAYYTTDVGQHQMWSAQFLKNGPRRWISSAGLGTMGYGLPAAMGAKVALPTEEVICISGDASFQMNLQELGTLAHYGINVKIVIINNGWQGMVRQWQQAFYGERYSSSNMEPAMPNFEMLAQAYGIKGITISSREELPEAIAQMLAHNGPVLIDAHVTRDENCYPMVAPGKSNSQMIGLPEIVKSEQVEPVYCSCGAKNLSNNFCPECGTKL
- a CDS encoding Uma2 family endonuclease — protein: MSVTTYKWTIERYHQAISAELFDSESVELLRGDIIVMPPEGETHAYYNSEVGEMSH
- a CDS encoding ATP-dependent Clp protease ATP-binding subunit gives rise to the protein MFERFTEKAIKVIMLAQEEARRLGHNFVGTEQILLGLIGEGTGVAAKVLRSMGVNLKDARIEVEKIIGRGSGFVAVEIPFTPRAKRVLELSLEEARQLGHNYIGTEHLLLGLIREGEGVAARVLENLGVDLSKVRTQVIRMLGETAEVNAGSPSGRTKTPTLDEFGSNLTQMAADGKLDPVVGRAKEIERVIQILGRRTKNNPVLIGEPGVGKTAIAEGLASRIANKDIPDILEDKRVVTLDIGLLVAGTKYRGEFEERLKKIMDEIRSAGNVILVIDEVHTLIGAGAAEGAIDAANILKPALARGELQCIGATTLDEYRKHIERDAALERRFQPVMVGEPSVDETIEILFGLRERYEQHHKLKISDEALFAAAKLSDRYISDRFLPDKAIDLMDEAGSRVRLINSALPPAAKDLDKELRKVLKEKDDAVRGQDFGKAGELRDREMEIKGEIRALSQNKANTTRPDGEDAPVVTEEDIAHIVASWTGVPVSKLTESESEKLMHMEDTLHQRLIGQEEAVRAVSKAIRRARVGLKNPNRPIASFVFSGPTGVGKTELTKSLAAYFFGSEDAMIRLDMSEYMERHTVSKLIGSPPGYVGYNEGGQLTEAVRRRPYTVVLFDEIEKAHPDVFNMLLQILEDGRLTDAKGRTVDFKNTLLILTSNIGSKVIEKGAAGLGFELAQDVAESQYNRIKSLVNEELKQYFRPEFLNRLDEIIVFRQLTRDEVKEIADILLKEVFNRLMEKGITLDVTERFKDRLVEEGYNPSYGARPLRRAIMRLLEDSLAEEILSGRVRDGDTALVDVDETGIVKVVSEPTTRELLPQGVDLTKGA
- a CDS encoding alpha/beta fold hydrolase, whose amino-acid sequence is MATSIFERNNVKVLGKGEQTLIFSHGFGSDQTAWRHQVAAFAPKYRIVLFDHVGAGKSDFNAYSPHRYSSLYSYAEDLLDLCAELKLTKSTLIGHSVGCMIGLLAALVESNRFSKLIFLSASPRYLNDREYVGGFGRTDLDSLYAAMSSNYYSWASGFAPLVMGNSDRPELAQEFARTLTEIRPDIAQAVARVIFESDHRQDLPRLQVPTLILQPSHDPAVPEEVGQYMADKIKHNKFIPIAAEGHLPHLSAPEVVTKAIASWLGE
- a CDS encoding hybrid sensor histidine kinase/response regulator, which gives rise to MAWRINIQRWQLRHHPNLLPTFTPALLGLVLLLAILALLDNWTTSQIFGLVFLLFCSMLPLSALSVGLIFLILAASLGSGLLHLIELGVTSLSSVFLAQFLRRIEWRLASQSVLSSLSDGDPTPITLITKAIKLLLNFAQADAAIALRQIDDLTAVAIAQFPQNALPNSLTNPALYAEAVNINQCLYYHNYSSTPNAARVLIAQGAKSVAVLPLVSVDGRKGAILLIWHQPTQISAYLKRFIDSILGHLRTLLKFNDLTTSLDKLQARYEAMLETIHQGVVFVDESGEQGWINQAAAQQLQLNPGYVEPPILAQAMAALRKSAENQTEIAAQAQQFFSQPQSEIRNWNWIIGGEKPKVLSVSSTSTRTGDVPGRLWLFDDISEQYFGQLALIASTKALEKAKVAAESATRLKSQFLANMSHEIRTPMNAIVGLTDILLTMQLTPQQQDFVNTIQSSSDTLLMLINDILDLSKIESGKLELEQYSFNLRDFVEESLDLLAFKAAEKNIELAYLIAPEVPNLLVADVIRLRQILVNLLSNAVKFTSTGEVIVLVTARKLQTPKKNTIDTHYEFKFAVKDTGVGIPLERQHRLFKSFSQVDSSTTRQYGGTGLGLAIGKQLSEKMGGQMWCESQANCGSTFYFTIIAPAAANSQILVEQDELQLQGKKVLIVDDNGTNRQILILQTQFWGMMPQAVESGNEALKLLQKQSFDLAILDMQMPHMDGLTLAIKIHEYLPTKNLPLVLLTSIDKGQIEKQARTNANFAAVISKPIKQIHLCNVLNQILNNKSVILTTPTLPRQKTTPIVALPLSILLAEDNIVNQKVALHLLQQLGYAADVAKDGLEVLAALNHQHYDVILMDVQMPKMDGLAATRQIIASHRVRPRIIAMTANAMQGDREECLNAGMDDYLSKPIRLDQLAAALSKCQHAATEPSSPIDANIIAEFKTMVGEDEAILIEIIECYLEDAPQYLETISRAISQQDAAELRLAAHTLKSSSATIGATNLAAMCQELETLSRTSHTEDGLEKLPQLQAQYEQVKAALHFFVSQYRKSL